The Nitrospirota bacterium genome contains a region encoding:
- a CDS encoding 2Fe-2S iron-sulfur cluster-binding protein: protein MAKPRHRVTFLPANITVEVEDGTSILDAALTHSIDLEHNCGGNCACSTCHVIVQEGMEHLSELSEEEEDQLDDADGLTMRSRLGCQAKISGPVVVLIPS from the coding sequence TTGGCCAAGCCCAGGCACCGCGTGACGTTTCTGCCGGCGAATATCACGGTGGAGGTCGAAGACGGCACCTCCATCCTCGACGCGGCGCTGACCCATTCGATCGACCTTGAGCACAATTGCGGAGGCAACTGCGCCTGCTCCACCTGCCACGTCATCGTGCAGGAGGGGATGGAGCACCTCTCCGAGCTATCAGAGGAAGAGGAGGACCAGCTCGACGACGCGGACGGTTTGACCATGCGGTCGCGGCTGGGATGCCAGGCCAAGATCTCGGGGCCGGTGGTGGTCCTGATTCCTTCATAG
- the iscX gene encoding Fe-S cluster assembly protein IscX has product MKLTWNDAEDIAIQLAEKFPGLDPLTVRFTDLHKWVVALPDFADDPAKSNEGILEAVQMAWHEEYKHG; this is encoded by the coding sequence ATGAAACTGACGTGGAACGACGCGGAAGACATTGCGATTCAACTCGCGGAGAAATTTCCCGGCCTCGATCCGCTGACCGTGCGGTTCACCGACCTCCACAAATGGGTCGTCGCGCTGCCGGATTTTGCCGACGATCCCGCCAAGTCCAACGAAGGCATTCTGGAGGCGGTTCAGATGGCGTGGCACGAGGAGTACAAGCACGGCTGA
- a CDS encoding pseudouridine synthase has translation MPTERLQKLIARAGIASRRAAEQLILDGQVTVNGRVVTELGSKADPAEDHIKVRGKLLQFGTPSVYAMLHKPKGYVTTLHDPQGRPTIVDLIRGIRGRVFPIGRLDFDTEGLLLLTNDGELANALMHPSREVPKVYAVKIKGKATDEEVAKLEAGGIYIGPGRSAPCRVRRMREAEQNEWLEITLHEGKKRQIRIMLQRLSHSVLKLIRVSYAGIPLGTLPRGEVRLLTPVEINRLKAVAFGGSPTRVSKPAKRLATAAR, from the coding sequence ATGCCGACTGAACGCCTTCAGAAACTGATCGCACGCGCCGGGATTGCCTCTCGCCGCGCCGCGGAGCAACTCATTCTCGACGGGCAGGTCACGGTCAACGGCCGGGTGGTCACGGAATTGGGCAGCAAGGCGGACCCGGCCGAGGATCACATCAAAGTCCGAGGCAAGCTGCTGCAGTTCGGCACCCCGTCGGTCTACGCGATGCTGCACAAGCCCAAGGGGTACGTGACCACGCTGCACGATCCCCAGGGTCGGCCCACGATCGTTGATCTGATCCGCGGCATCAGGGGCCGCGTGTTTCCGATCGGGCGGTTGGACTTCGACACCGAGGGGCTCCTGCTCCTGACCAACGACGGCGAGTTGGCGAACGCGCTCATGCATCCCAGCCGGGAGGTCCCGAAGGTTTACGCGGTCAAGATCAAGGGCAAGGCCACGGATGAGGAGGTGGCCAAACTCGAGGCCGGCGGGATCTACATCGGCCCGGGTCGCTCCGCCCCGTGCCGTGTGCGGCGGATGCGCGAGGCCGAGCAGAACGAGTGGCTGGAAATCACGCTTCACGAGGGCAAGAAAAGACAAATTCGAATTATGTTACAAAGACTTAGCCATTCGGTATTAAAGTTGATTCGAGTATCTTATGCCGGGATTCCACTGGGGACGTTGCCGCGCGGTGAGGTTCGGCTGCTGACGCCCGTCGAGATCAATCGGTTAAAGGCCGTGGCATTCGGCGGCTCGCCTACTCGGGTGAGCAAACCCGCCAAGCGGCTCGCGACGGCGGCGCGATGA